TggctgcttttgttgttcttcgcttttattatttatggaCCATGGGCGTGGCCCGCCCCTTCACTACCCTCCCCGTTCCGACCAACCACAGAATGTCAACTGTCTGATGTCTGCACTGATTTGCTTTCTTTGTCTCactgcgcgtgtgtgtgtgtgtgtctttcTGTGTCCTTACCGCtgcgtgggtgtgtgtgtgtgtgtgcccgctttcttctctctttttttctcGGCCTGCCCATTCCGTTTTTATGGCTCTCCAGGATGGCTCCATTGAGTTTGAGGAGTTCATACGCGCCTTATCCGTCACATCGAAGGGCAACCTGGACGAAAAACTGCAGTGTAAGTGGCGCCATGTTTTTCCACAAAaagaataagaaaaaaaaaaaaaacaacaggtCACAAAAACCCAGCTATCCATCAATactttcattattattttcttaccATTATTTATGCCTCAACCACAGGGGCCTTCCGTCTCTACGATGTGGACAACGATGGTTACATAACGCGGGAGGAGATGTACAACATAGTGGATGCGATCTACCAGATGGTGGTAAGTGGTTAGGATTTAAGAACCTTACCCTTTTCACTGCtgaatagtaaaaaaaaagttgagcCAACTCAAGGTTAGGCTTAAAGTTGTTACTATGCTTAAGTTTAGCACGTTTAAGCTTAAAATGACGCTTGGCTTTGAGTCGTTAAGCTAAGTAAAGatttaacaataatatttgaaatcctattaattatttgaaaacaGGGACAGCAGCCGCAATCGGAGGACGAGAACACGCCGCAGAAACGAGTGGACAAGATCTTCGATCAGATGGACAAAAACCACGATGGCAAATTAACATTAGAAGAATTTCGTGAGGGTAGTAAAGCTGATCCACGTATAGTTCAGGCGTTAAGTTTAGGTGGTGGTTAAATCGATTAACAATGGCCGATTACCGATAACAGACCCGATTCCAATTCCACAAAAACCAAGCGCGCAataaactgaaataaaaagaTATTGATACTGCAAGTTGATCGAAACCcgcttaaacaaaaaaaaaaaaaaaacaacaaattaaataaaaaagtatgGAAGTTTGTGGGTGGGGGCAGGCTGGTAcggtgccacgccccctgccgCTTCGTTTGCATTCGCTTCTCCACTCTTCACTTTCTCTTCTCTCCACGCTTTTCTCAATTCTCAATTCTTGATTCTCGATTCTCCGCGCGTCGCTTGCGACACTGAAGATGATAATAATTTTTTGATATATGGATAAAGAATAACTAACGAGATGGAAATCCAAACAAACGAACcgaaaagaaatgaaaatgaaaagaaaaaacaaaaatcgaaaaaataccgaaaatgaaattaatttttaaatatacaccagaatataaatatataggaAATCATGGCGTAGTCAGAGCGCAGTTCATAGCAAtaatggaaaaacaaaacgaagaaaaaaatgTCGAAAGATAAATAAACTAAtactaattttaaattaaatcgaatGGCGCGGAGGCGCAAATCAATTTTTGAAGCATACACCAATTACGAGTAAACTAATTAAACCTACGACTAAATCAGCATAACTATACTAAACAATTAAACGATACAATTAGAGCCGAACTAAGCCTACGCATCAATTGTGCAGCCTTCGAAGCAAAGCGAGTTATATAAACTCGATCCGAGTCAGCTAATTCCACTCACGACAGCCAACAGCAGCCACTATATCCAcacttaatatatatatatatatatatacacatatagaTACAGTATCAATCCGATAAGTGGCCGCAGACAGGACGAACAGAGTTCAGAGTTCACAGTTTAGAGGGCGTCGCACAGCAGAGGGGAGCTAGCTTGAAAATATCATAAAAATGAAACACTTTAACGATTACGAGAGATACTTACACATATTACCCACTTCCAAGTGCATTCACTTTGGCTTATTTGAATAATCGAAGATGAGGTATAATGAGATTACACCACTTAATACTTTCTGATTACCATCAATACTAACACGCCCATAAATTAGTGCCAGTGTCGATTTGATCACTTAATTGCGGCAACACTCAAGTTTTTGCAAGTGCATGTAAAAGGAATGCTTAGCTAGAAGGTCTCTCTGTTCATAGGaaatttccttttattccAATCACTTCGGTACCCCAACTTCCGATATTCAATTGCTTTTATTGACCAGGACTTGTTTGAGAAATGAAAGAGGATTTATGAGCAAGTTCCATAACCAACCAGCACCAGCAGAAGTGTGTTTATTTTCAGGCTCAAATGCGAGGCAATCCATGTACTTTCAAGCCAGCTGCCTTGCAGTCATGAAACGCACCTTGATCGGCTTTTATGCAGCTCCCCTGCGAAAAGAGATTAAATCTGCAGATGAGTTTCGCCAGCGTACAAATAGTGTTGCATACCCAACAGGCGCAGAAAAGTGTTTGCTTTCGTTTGCTCGCTCGcaatctctctctctctctctttctacCTCTATCTATATTTctttccctctctctctctctctccatctctctctctatctgtATATTCTGCTTTGCCTTGTTTTCCGTTAAGCGTTATACGTTCccaacaacaataaccaatccaaaccaaaccaaaaccaaaccatatttacaataacaacaataacaacacgAACATATTGACAATAGGCGGAGCAGGATGAGCACAGAAAAAGGATATCCAAAGGTCTTGAGAACAGTGCCCAGAAATCCATGAATCCATGAACCCATGAACCACAGCTCCAGAAGTCCAGAAATAGCTGCGAAGTGAAGACATTAATAAATGATAAACTAATCAAAGAACGCACAGCTACAACCAGAGCCACATCAACAGCCAGAACatgaacatatatatatatatatacacaaatgTATATCCAATATCCTCGAGACGCAGCAGAAGCATGGAAGTTGGAGCAGttaggatatatatatatagatatatatatatacgagtataaCAATGAAACAAATCCATCATACGATTTAATTTCTATTCTATATGCGGTTCAGCTTTATTATTGCATTGATTTTTCAATAAACCAGTCAACCGTTTTACTATTCCGATGACTATCTATAAATACTGAATCTCCCGCTTTCTCACGCCCCCCACCACCccctgccaaaaaaaaaaaaaaagtacaacCCGTTTAGTCGCCTTTGTGTAATCTAGATCTAGGGAGATTTCGGACTCCCTGAAAACACACAAGCACTAACACtcacccaaacacacacacacacacactcacacgctAACACACATACTGTATATCTATATAGTGCCTATGTATGTAGTAGTATTTCTTATGATTTCGCCTGCTTTGCCTTCTTTGAGAACGAACATTCCCAATTGATCGATTTACGTTTATCTTTTCCTATGCTTTCCATGTATTTAATCACCGATCTAAAAGAATAAATACGATACAAATTCAAAAGTCAAATGCCGTGCAATCCAAACACTTTaccccaaacacacacacacacacatagccacatgtatgtatatataaatatatatatatatatatgtgtgtatgccTAAACTTATATATACTCTATATAGTAAGCACAGCAATCGAAAGCAAGTTaaggaactataaaaaaaaaaccaaaaatcgaATACAAAAACGCTTCTATAAACCTCACTGAAATTCTTCGAAGAAACAAACTGAAAGATACAAGATAtagtacacacacacacacatacgcaaactgacacacacccacactcacagacaaacacacacttgTACGAGTATATTAACAATAAACGTAATGCGAAAATTAatcaataattaaataattcgaAAGTGATATAGCTGACAAAACAAATGTGTCTGTAGTAGTCTAGTAgttaaaagaaattgaaacgaatcgaaacgaaacgaaaaaaaaaagaaatttataaataatattaactaAACTATTATATGTGACAGATTAAATTGGAGGCGACGGGGAAAACGCAACGCAATTTTCACGTTGAccgctcttttttttttgtaagcaGGCGGCTGAGGCGgaaataagaaaatcaaattgtaAATAACACTAAGTGAATCACGCACACCACACCAAGACAcaccctcacacacacacacatacacaaacacacataccCACGCGCATACCCACTTGCACACTGACAGAAACGAGGAGTACCGAATAAGTTTGTTAACACCAAAATATAACGGGTCTTAAGTAacgaaaaataattataataataatgcgaaaaatgcaaatatgcaaaaatgcaGCAGAGAAgtaaaatcataaaaacagTAAGTTAGAGCAAggaattttttttgtggatcGAATTGGATGGGTTTGCAATGAATCAAGTCAATTGTAATAGCCGACAAAAAAAGAATACGagaattatgaaatatttatattaatttacaaTGGGCCGGCGAGTGAAGCTTTTCCCGCAAAAACACTGAAAAGCAGTGAAAAACAGTGAAAAGCAGTGAAAAACCAGTAGCAGAAGTCGAAGATGAGTTTCTTTCCACCGCCGTTGACAAACCACACGAATGTCAAGTTAAACGTTTCACAAGCAATATTTTACATACTTATACATGcattatatacacatatatacttatatatatatatatatatatgggtaaatatatatataaataaatatacgataataaatatatacataactTATATACACACTCCGCAATAACGAGTCGACCGGCTAAATAGacataataactataataaaatattgcatGGCAGATACACAGATATCCAAAGCGAAATGTCTGATAATGCGTAAATAGGAGTTTAAATCAGATGATAGCGGCAGATAGTGGggaattaataacatttttagtGATATTCTTTAGCAAACTTGAATCTGATTTCCTTGCTAAGAACAAAACGAAATGTATAAAGTCGCAAAGAATTCAAAACCAAAGCCGAAAATGTAACGAAAATAACATCAGTTTAAGCAAAAGGTCGTATattttacaacaaaaaaaaaaaaaaaaaacaaaacaaaacaaaaacaaaagcaaccaaacaaacgaaacgaaatgaaatgatatgctaaaaaagcgaaaaaaaaccaacaaaaaatgaaaccaaTTTTTTTCTCCCATTTACCTTGACTCGACTTTCATTTTGTTCGATATATCCTGTGTACTACTCTATTTGCCTTTACTTACCATCATTATTATGTcgattgttattattatgattatatgGCAACGTCGATGATAACAATTATTGTGTAAACCAAAACAACACACATGCAAAACGTATAAGAAACatgaaaacataaacatgaaatgaaaactttaTAGAACatacaaatgaaaatcaaattctTTTACCAAGGAAGaaacttaattattttttttttttaagtaatcGCCTAAGGGGGAATGGAAAATTTATCTTGTTACTGTCAAACAAATATTACTtacttcaaataaaaattttaaagcgAGCACCATCGTTACCATCATTATGcctcaattaaaaattttaatccCACCATCGCAGGTGGCGTGGGTCATTTGGACAATTATTTTGATAGGGGTAAGTATGTGACCTGTGACCTCCAAGCCCTGGGAGATCGTCAGCTGCTAGGAAAAGTGCTGCCACATTCGGGGGGATTTCCCAAGtatgtacacatacatacatacatacatacatgaaAGTTTCAAACTTAATTGTCGAGCTCTTAATGGGCGATGCTTTGCCGTTTTGTTTAATGGCCATTAGCTGCTATGGCCAGTcacacgtggcgtatgcgcaatcaACGGAGACAGCTACATGGCGATTACATGGATTTGGCCCCAAACGtaacgtatacgcagcgttaGCACATAAATGTATAATGTTTGCACAAAGCAAACTTCAAGTGTCTAGATGGTCAGACGGACATGTTAACAGTGTGTAGCAAGTTGGGTCAACTTTATTTGCCGGATTGATGTCGTACTTAATACTAATTAATGTACTTACATGTCAGTGCTGTGCAAGTTTGCTTCGAGTGCTTCGTCCGGCAAATTGATGATACAATAATTCACTTGAACGCCATCGAAATTTGGCTAAGATAAATTCAATAAGCAGAAATAACTGGGGACTACGAGGCATACGAAAATGAGCCATGGAAAAGAAACCAATTTAATTCTTTACATGGGAAAATCTATAAGCCCA
The DNA window shown above is from Drosophila melanogaster chromosome X and carries:
- the Frq1 gene encoding frequenin 1, isoform C, whose product is MGKKSSKLKQDTIDRLTTDTYFTEKEIRQWHKGFLKDCPNGLLTEQGFIKIYKQFFPQGDPSKFASLVFRVFDENNDGSIEFEEFIRALSVTSKGNLDEKLQWAFRLYDVDNDGYITREEMYNIVDAIYQMVGQQPQSEDENTPQKRVDKIFDQMDKNHDGKLTLEEFREGSKADPRIVQALSLGGG